The DNA sequence TGACCAGGCCATTCTTCTGTAACAAATCTCCACTCATATGGACCACCTGTTAGACCTTCACCACCACTACTATCATCCTGTGAGCCAGAATCTTCAACTTGTGAACCATCATCTGTGCCTTCATCGGCAGGTCCATCAGTCTGCTCACCACCACAAGCAAGTAGGATCATACTAAAAGCGGCTACTAACAACAATAACAATATCGACTTCTTCTTCAATAACATCAAATACCCCCATTTTTTAGTTAAAATAATTTATGAAAATTCACATGGTATCATTGAAAAATACGATACCATAATGAAATTTCTTCAAACATAATGATTAAGAATGACGCAACGAGTAACATAATAATGTACGGTGGCGTTCCTCGAATAACATCTAAATATGACTTTCCAAAGACGGCACTTGCCGTGAATATATCTACTCCAAATGGTGGCGTAGCAGAACCGAGTGCCGCCTGGAATACAATAACAACTCCCAGATGTACAGGGTCCACCCCAGCTGCCATCGCGACTGGATAGAATATCGGAGTCAAAATTAAGATAACAACTATCGGATCAACGAACATACAACCGATAAAGAAGAAAATAGCAACAATAAATAATATCTGTGTAGCAGATGGGTCAAAACTTAAGACTGCCTCTGATACCATATGAGGAATTCTTGCATATGAAAGAACCCATGAGAATGCTTGCCCTCCTGCAACTAGTACGAATACAGCTGATGTGACTAAACCGGTAGACATCGCAATCTTCGGAATATCTACTATTTTAATAGAACGATAGATTACAGCTTCAAGTAACAATGCATAAACAACTGATACCGCGGCAGCTTCGGTTGGACTAAATAAACCGGAGAAAATACCACCAACAATAATGACTGGAAAACCTAATGGAAGCAATGCTTCTCGAAAAACTGTAAAACGGTCTCCCCACCCGATTCTATCGGCTAATGGAATGTTTTTGACTTTGGCATAGAACCAACTGAATACAGCAAACATCACCATGACGAGAACACCAGGACCTATACCAGCCATAAATAACTGACTAACTGAAGCATCAGGTGCTGCTAAGGCATAGATAATCATCCCAATACTCGGTGGAATAAGTAACGCTACATCACTAGCATTTATAATGAGTGCAATGGCACTCGAATCCTTATATCCTACTGATAATAACCGCTGGCGCATTGGCTTACCTACGGCTACAACTGTCGCTTGTGTCGAGCCTGAAATCGCACCAAACAACGTACATGTAACGGCCGTTGTTATTGCATATCCTCCTCGTAAATGACCTACAAAGGAACCCACAAAATCTAGTAGCCGTTTCGATGTTTTTCCAGTAGACATAATGTCTGCTGCAAAGATAAACAGCGGAACCGCTAATAGAACTTCAGGCGAAATCCCTTGAATCATCTGTTGAACCATGAAAATAGGGTCAACATTTGGAAAGAAGATTATAACGACAAGTAAGGGTGCTACTATCAAAGGAATCATCATCGGAAAGCCTATTAATAGTAAAACAATCATAACCACTAATAATGTCGCAACCATGGCTTGTTCCTCTCTACTTTTATTTACGCATGCATTACATCACATACGACATTTCATGTTTTACGAATAATCCTTTTTCTCTGTTGCTAAATACACTTCTTTTTCTTTAATATTAATCCACATATTGCGTAAAAACTGAATCGCTCCTAGAATTAAGCCAATCGGCACAAAATAAAGAAAATAGTATACAGGAATTTCTAAAGCTGCTGATATACGGCCTGAATTTCTTACGTTATCTAAGTATCCATAAGCATAATAAGCAAGAACCAAGAGAATAATAGCTGTGAAAAATGGGATGATAATGGACAAAGCTTTTCTAATCGGGAAAGGTGCCATGTCATAAAAAGCTGACATGCTAATATGCCTTCCTTTTCTGGCAGCATAGCTAATTCCCATAAAGGTAGCAATCATCACTGCAAACTGACTAACTTCATAGGCAAACGCCCAACTTTTATTAGTCAAAATCCTTGAAAAAACATTTCCCGCTATCATAACGGTAATAATAATAATTGAGAAACTCAGAATAATTTCCTCTATCTTCAAAACCAACCAGTCTAGGGTTTGAAAAGCATGACGAAACATACTTATATTCTTCGAGTTACCGTCCAATGCTGAGCCTCCTTTCATTATTCACGTTATTTTCATGCTTTTTTACAATACCTATTAACTATCATACTGAAAGCAAAAATATACCTCAAACTGCTTATATCACCATATGCCCTGATATATGTAGTTATTACGAGCTAACATAAAATAGGTTCACAAATATAGCTATATCCACCCATTTCCTCCACATAATTTCCACTTCCTCATAGTTCGACAATATATGGAGTCTATAAAAAAACAGGAATACCGATGAGTTATATGCGTTGTGCGCAGCAACCACCCGTTTTGAAATAACACTAAAAATTTTTCTAACAAAAAACGAGAGAGAGACAAAAGGTTGTATTTTCACCTCTAATCTCACCCTCAAATTCTTATCCTTGCAATTATCTATTCTTCTAAATATAATGGGAAACTCGGAAACTGCGGAAGGTTATTTACGTCTTCAAATGGAATACGTTCTAAGTCATGTGGTATAATTGACAGGCATGTTTCAATAAAGTCATTCACTTCATTTACATTCACACCCCAATAGTGTGGACGGTATGGTTGAAGATAGTGATGTGCTGCATTCATCATCATGCGTGCGCCCTTAATATTTCCATATTCATAATGGTAAATTGCAACTGACATTTGTAATAATCCTTTTAAAAACAAATTACTCTTATCAGTCATCCAGACCTCTTCAAGTAAATCATGGCATGTGTAATAATCACCTTCATTAAATTTCACAAAGAATTGATAGTACTCAAGTGGGTAGGAAGGCTCTTCCATCATTCCGCCTCCTTCAATAGTTTATAGTACTAGTATAACAAGACGAAAACAAAAAAATGAAAAACGATTTTCAACTTTTACATATGAGGGTATAAAAAGATAGAAAAGCACGAATGCATAATCATTGCAAGCATAAACTATACTTACAATCTTTTTATGAAAGGACGAGCCTGCATTTATGGATTTATTAACTAATTTCCCACTTTGGGTTGCACTATTTGCGATTGGATTTGCTCAATTTATTAAAGTACCACTCTCTTTTTTGGCTACTCGAAAGTTAGACTGGACCTTATTAACTAGTACTGGAGGCATGCCAAGTTCCCATTCAGCTGCAGTGACAGCGTTAGCAACCGCAATTGCTTTAGAAGAAGGTCTGGGTTCTCCTTTATTTGCAATAGCTACCATTTTCGGTGTCATCGTTATGTTTGATGCGACTGGCATTCGAAGACACGCTGGGTATCATGCAACCGTGCTTAATCAACTCGTAAACGACTTTAACAAACTTGTGGAAGAAGTTAAAACTTGGCCTAAAAAAGAAGAAATGGAAAAACGTGAAGAATTAAAAGAACTTTTAGGTCATCAACCGATTGAGGTATTCTTTGGCGGGATTTTAGGAATTATTTTATCCTTGACTGTCCATGCCATTTTAACGTAAAGGATGAAAAGATGAGAATTATTTCAATATGCCCAAGTAACACTGAAATACTTGCCTATTTAGGACTTGAACGAAATATTATTGCTGTCGATGATTTTTCAGATTGGCCACAATCTATTCAACATTTACCCCGACTTGGTCCAGACTTGAACATTGATATGGATAAATTAGAATCCTTACAGCCTGACTTAGTACTTGCTTCATTAAGTGTCCCAGGCATGGAACGAAACGTAGAGGAATTAAAAAGAAGAGAAATCCCACACATCGTATTACAACCTAATTCTCTAGATGAGATCGCTGACTCTATTCGTATAGTTGGTCAACACACCAATACAGAACAAAAAGCAGAAGAAGCTGTGCAACGTTATTACGACCTAATCGAAAAGTATCAAGCTATCTCAGAAAACATAACAAAAAAGAATATTTACTGGGAGTGGTGGCCCAAGCCTGTTTTCACACCTGGAAAACAAAACTGGTTAACTGACCTTAGTGCACTCGCAGGATGTCGAAATGTCTATTCAGACATAGATAAAGCAAGTATTCAAACAGACTGGGAGGATGTTCGCTTAAAAAAACCTGAGCATATTTGCTTAGTATGGGTAGGGGTTGCCTCAAAAAA is a window from the Bacillus alkalicellulosilyticus genome containing:
- a CDS encoding TRAP transporter large permease; amino-acid sequence: MVATLLVVMIVLLLIGFPMMIPLIVAPLLVVIIFFPNVDPIFMVQQMIQGISPEVLLAVPLFIFAADIMSTGKTSKRLLDFVGSFVGHLRGGYAITTAVTCTLFGAISGSTQATVVAVGKPMRQRLLSVGYKDSSAIALIINASDVALLIPPSIGMIIYALAAPDASVSQLFMAGIGPGVLVMVMFAVFSWFYAKVKNIPLADRIGWGDRFTVFREALLPLGFPVIIVGGIFSGLFSPTEAAAVSVVYALLLEAVIYRSIKIVDIPKIAMSTGLVTSAVFVLVAGGQAFSWVLSYARIPHMVSEAVLSFDPSATQILFIVAIFFFIGCMFVDPIVVILILTPIFYPVAMAAGVDPVHLGVVIVFQAALGSATPPFGVDIFTASAVFGKSYLDVIRGTPPYIIMLLVASFLIIMFEEISLWYRIFQ
- a CDS encoding TRAP transporter small permease; amino-acid sequence: MDGNSKNISMFRHAFQTLDWLVLKIEEIILSFSIIIITVMIAGNVFSRILTNKSWAFAYEVSQFAVMIATFMGISYAARKGRHISMSAFYDMAPFPIRKALSIIIPFFTAIILLVLAYYAYGYLDNVRNSGRISAALEIPVYYFLYFVPIGLILGAIQFLRNMWINIKEKEVYLATEKKDYS
- a CDS encoding DUF309 domain-containing protein — translated: MEEPSYPLEYYQFFVKFNEGDYYTCHDLLEEVWMTDKSNLFLKGLLQMSVAIYHYEYGNIKGARMMMNAAHHYLQPYRPHYWGVNVNEVNDFIETCLSIIPHDLERIPFEDVNNLPQFPSFPLYLEE
- a CDS encoding divergent PAP2 family protein, coding for MDLLTNFPLWVALFAIGFAQFIKVPLSFLATRKLDWTLLTSTGGMPSSHSAAVTALATAIALEEGLGSPLFAIATIFGVIVMFDATGIRRHAGYHATVLNQLVNDFNKLVEEVKTWPKKEEMEKREELKELLGHQPIEVFFGGILGIILSLTVHAILT
- a CDS encoding cobalamin-binding protein; protein product: MRIISICPSNTEILAYLGLERNIIAVDDFSDWPQSIQHLPRLGPDLNIDMDKLESLQPDLVLASLSVPGMERNVEELKRREIPHIVLQPNSLDEIADSIRIVGQHTNTEQKAEEAVQRYYDLIEKYQAISENITKKNIYWEWWPKPVFTPGKQNWLTDLSALAGCRNVYSDIDKASIQTDWEDVRLKKPEHICLVWVGVASKNVNPSVITKRPNWTELEAVKNDQIHILEEPLFCRPSPRLLVGLQKLASLMHPNDYPPFDEKNDKVGFQ